From one Mycolicibacterium sp. HK-90 genomic stretch:
- a CDS encoding ANTAR domain-containing response regulator, with amino-acid sequence MTGSPTDADRPRRVLVAEDEALIRLDLAEMLREEGYEVVGEAGDGQEAVELAEALRPDLVIMDVKMPRRDGIDAASEIASKRIAPIVILTAFSQRELVERARDAGAMAYLVKPFNITDLVPAIEVAVSRFSEIAALENEVATLGDRLETRKLVERAKGLLQSKHQMTEPEAFKWIQRAAMDRRTTMKRVAEVVLETLEDAEEEPAQEN; translated from the coding sequence ATGACCGGCTCACCGACAGACGCTGACCGACCCCGCCGTGTGCTCGTGGCCGAGGACGAAGCGCTCATCCGCCTCGATCTCGCCGAGATGCTCCGTGAGGAGGGCTACGAGGTGGTCGGTGAGGCCGGCGACGGTCAGGAGGCCGTCGAGCTCGCCGAGGCCCTGCGCCCGGACCTGGTGATCATGGACGTGAAGATGCCGCGCCGCGACGGCATCGATGCCGCCTCGGAGATCGCCAGCAAGCGCATCGCCCCCATCGTGATCCTCACCGCGTTCAGCCAGCGGGAGTTGGTGGAGCGGGCCCGGGACGCCGGGGCGATGGCGTACCTGGTCAAGCCCTTCAACATCACCGATCTGGTGCCCGCCATCGAGGTGGCGGTCAGCCGGTTCAGCGAGATCGCCGCATTGGAGAACGAGGTGGCGACGCTGGGCGACCGGCTGGAGACCCGCAAGCTGGTGGAGCGGGCCAAGGGTTTGCTGCAGAGCAAGCATCAGATGACCGAGCCCGAGGCGTTCAAGTGGATTCAGCGGGCCGCGATGGACCGCAGAACCACCATGAAACGGGTGGCCGAGGTGGTCCTGGAAACCCTCGAGGACGCCGAGGAAGAACCGGCCCAAGAGAACTGA
- a CDS encoding branched-chain amino acid ABC transporter substrate-binding protein → MRGRVARKAFALGSAGVVALAIAGCNQSAPGGGEASPTDLKIVEKVQIDENGAEVKAAEGVTPADPAGDGKATCPPVMIGMMGALNGPDAALGINIKNGVQLAIDKHNAANPGCQVQLKSFDTEGDPQKATGVAPQIVDEPFIIGLVGPAFSGETKATGDVFNQAGLVAATASATNVTLSENGWRTFFRGLANDGVQGPSVANYLKNTLGHKKVCVVDDSTDYGLGLAEAVRETLGPVADSACNISVKKGDKEFSAAVTQIKGAAPESVFYSGYYSEAAPFVQQLKDGGVTATFVSADGTKDPEFVKQAGGSSQGSLLSCPCGPASGAFADEYTQKFGQAPGTYSTEGYDLGTILLKGIDSGAITRPALLDFVRKYDGQGVARKYQWTDKGELTTTLIWMYEVQ, encoded by the coding sequence GTGCGCGGTCGCGTGGCACGGAAAGCATTTGCTCTCGGAAGTGCGGGTGTGGTTGCGCTGGCGATTGCCGGCTGTAACCAGTCCGCGCCGGGGGGAGGCGAGGCATCGCCGACCGATTTGAAGATCGTCGAGAAGGTCCAGATCGACGAGAACGGTGCCGAGGTCAAGGCCGCCGAGGGCGTCACGCCGGCCGATCCGGCGGGTGACGGCAAGGCCACCTGCCCGCCGGTGATGATCGGCATGATGGGCGCCCTCAACGGTCCGGACGCGGCCCTGGGCATCAACATCAAGAACGGTGTGCAGCTCGCGATCGACAAGCACAATGCCGCCAATCCCGGTTGCCAGGTGCAGCTCAAGAGCTTTGACACCGAGGGCGACCCGCAGAAGGCCACGGGTGTGGCACCGCAGATCGTCGACGAGCCGTTCATCATCGGTCTGGTCGGGCCTGCCTTCTCCGGGGAGACCAAGGCCACCGGCGATGTCTTCAACCAGGCCGGCCTGGTGGCCGCCACCGCATCGGCCACCAACGTCACGTTGAGCGAGAACGGGTGGCGGACCTTCTTCCGGGGCCTGGCCAACGACGGTGTCCAGGGCCCCTCGGTCGCCAATTACCTCAAGAACACGCTGGGTCACAAGAAGGTCTGTGTGGTCGACGACAGCACCGACTACGGGCTCGGGCTGGCCGAGGCGGTGCGCGAAACCCTTGGCCCGGTGGCTGATTCGGCGTGCAACATCTCGGTGAAGAAGGGCGACAAGGAGTTCTCGGCCGCGGTCACCCAGATCAAGGGGGCCGCTCCGGAGTCGGTGTTCTACAGCGGCTACTACTCCGAGGCCGCGCCGTTCGTGCAGCAGCTCAAGGACGGTGGTGTGACGGCGACGTTCGTCAGCGCCGACGGCACCAAGGATCCCGAGTTCGTCAAGCAGGCCGGCGGGTCGTCGCAGGGCTCGTTGCTGTCCTGCCCGTGCGGTCCGGCGTCCGGGGCGTTCGCCGACGAGTACACCCAGAAGTTCGGCCAGGCACCCGGCACGTACAGCACCGAGGGCTATGACCTCGGCACGATCCTGCTCAAGGGCATCGACTCCGGTGCGATCACCCGGCCCGCACTGTTGGACTTCGTCCGCAAGTACGACGGCCAGGGCGTGGCCCGCAAGTACCAGTGGACGGACAAGGGTGAGCTGACCACCACTCTGATCTGGATGTACGAAGTCCAGTAG
- a CDS encoding branched-chain amino acid ABC transporter permease, which produces MIHQCVEQSACLAANISFNLDGLRDGFWQLTIDGLSWGAIYALVAVGYTLVFGVLRLINFAHSEIFMLGMFGAYFCLDVILGFTPSGNAYNKGIALTVLYLGIAMLFAMLVSGSAAVGLELVAYRPLRKRNARALTFLITAIGMSFVLQEFVHFVLPKLMKGYGGSNAQQPIVLVQPKAQFTIFGATVSNVTLVIVGAALVLALLTDIAINRTKFGRGIRAVAQDPTTATLMGVSRERIIMRTFLIGGLLAGAAALLYTLKVPQGIIYSGGFLLGIKAFSAAVLGGIGNLRGALLGGLLLGIMENYGQAVFGTQWRDVVAFVLLVLVLLFRPTGILGESLGKARV; this is translated from the coding sequence ATGATCCACCAGTGCGTCGAGCAGTCCGCCTGCCTGGCAGCCAATATCAGCTTCAACCTGGACGGCCTGCGAGACGGCTTCTGGCAGTTGACGATCGACGGCCTGTCCTGGGGCGCGATCTACGCGCTGGTGGCGGTGGGCTACACCCTGGTCTTCGGCGTGCTGCGCCTGATCAACTTCGCCCATTCCGAGATCTTCATGCTCGGCATGTTCGGCGCGTACTTCTGCCTGGACGTGATCCTGGGCTTCACGCCGAGCGGCAACGCCTACAACAAGGGCATCGCGCTGACGGTGCTGTACCTCGGGATCGCGATGCTGTTCGCGATGCTGGTCTCGGGGTCGGCCGCAGTCGGTCTGGAGCTGGTCGCGTACCGGCCGCTGCGCAAGCGCAACGCCCGCGCCCTGACCTTCCTCATCACCGCGATCGGCATGTCGTTCGTGCTGCAGGAGTTCGTGCACTTCGTGCTGCCGAAGCTGATGAAGGGCTACGGCGGAAGCAACGCGCAACAACCGATCGTCCTGGTCCAGCCGAAGGCCCAGTTCACGATTTTCGGCGCCACGGTTTCGAACGTGACGCTGGTGATCGTGGGCGCGGCGCTGGTGCTCGCGCTGCTGACCGACATCGCCATCAACCGCACCAAGTTCGGCCGCGGTATCCGCGCTGTGGCCCAGGATCCGACCACTGCCACGTTGATGGGCGTCTCCCGGGAACGCATCATCATGCGGACGTTCCTCATCGGTGGTCTGCTGGCCGGCGCCGCGGCGCTGCTCTACACGCTGAAGGTGCCGCAGGGCATCATCTACTCGGGCGGCTTCCTGCTCGGCATCAAGGCATTCTCGGCGGCGGTGCTCGGCGGCATCGGCAATCTCCGCGGAGCCCTGCTGGGCGGTCTGCTGCTCGGAATCATGGAGAACTACGGACAGGCCGTGTTCGGGACCCAGTGGCGCGACGTCGTCGCGTTCGTGCTGCTGGTGCTGGTGCTGCTGTTCCGGCCGACCGGCATACTCGGTGAAAGCCTCGGGAAGGCGCGGGTATGA
- a CDS encoding branched-chain amino acid ABC transporter permease has translation MSEHHGSESAGSMTRTLLAPGDAIRESWSGLPRVGKWLVGVVGFTLLGLLPLFTPGFLNTPGISFGGTMAQFAMVAIIAIGLNVVVGQAGLLDLGYVGFYAVGAYTVALLTSPDSPWNKVGPDGFFSKDWAWLSCVPLAMAVTALAGLILGTPTLRLRGDYLAIVTLGFGEIIRLLADNLSDVTNGSRGLNQVAYPRVGESEKLPNGVFSSGNSAGEANYGTWWFWLGLILMIGILLLVGNLERSRVGRAWVAIREDEDAAEVMGVNTFRFKLWAFVIGAAIGGLSGALYAGQVQYVAPPTFNIINSMLFLCAVVLGGQGNKLGVIFGAFIIVYLPNRLLGVEFLGINLGDLKYLFFGLALVVLMIFRPQGLFPVRQQLLTYGRSARALLRGNTDKEPVL, from the coding sequence ATGAGCGAGCATCACGGTTCAGAGTCCGCGGGCTCGATGACCAGAACGCTGCTGGCCCCCGGCGACGCCATCCGGGAATCGTGGTCGGGCCTGCCGCGGGTGGGCAAATGGCTCGTCGGCGTGGTGGGGTTCACCCTGCTCGGCCTGCTGCCGCTGTTCACCCCGGGCTTCCTCAACACCCCGGGCATCAGTTTCGGCGGCACCATGGCACAGTTCGCGATGGTCGCGATCATCGCGATCGGCCTGAACGTGGTCGTCGGCCAGGCCGGCCTGCTCGATCTCGGCTATGTCGGGTTCTATGCCGTCGGCGCCTATACCGTCGCCCTGCTGACCAGCCCGGACAGCCCGTGGAACAAAGTGGGTCCCGACGGGTTCTTCAGCAAGGACTGGGCTTGGCTCTCGTGCGTACCGCTCGCCATGGCCGTCACCGCACTGGCCGGTCTGATCCTGGGCACGCCCACCCTGCGGCTACGGGGTGACTATCTGGCCATCGTCACGCTCGGCTTCGGCGAGATCATCCGGCTGCTGGCCGACAACCTGTCCGACGTCACCAACGGTTCCCGCGGGCTCAACCAGGTCGCGTATCCGCGGGTGGGGGAAAGCGAGAAGCTGCCCAACGGGGTGTTCTCCAGCGGCAATTCGGCCGGTGAGGCGAACTACGGCACCTGGTGGTTCTGGCTGGGCCTGATCCTGATGATCGGCATCCTGTTGTTGGTCGGCAACCTCGAGCGCAGTCGTGTCGGGCGGGCCTGGGTGGCCATCCGGGAAGACGAGGATGCCGCAGAGGTGATGGGCGTCAACACCTTCCGGTTCAAGCTATGGGCGTTCGTGATCGGCGCCGCGATCGGCGGCCTGTCCGGGGCGCTCTACGCGGGCCAGGTCCAGTACGTCGCGCCGCCGACGTTCAACATCATCAACTCGATGCTGTTCCTGTGTGCGGTGGTGCTCGGCGGGCAGGGCAACAAGCTCGGCGTCATCTTCGGCGCCTTCATCATCGTGTACCTGCCCAACCGGCTGCTGGGGGTGGAGTTCCTCGGGATCAACCTCGGTGACCTGAAATATCTGTTCTTCGGTCTGGCGTTGGTGGTGCTGATGATCTTCCGGCCGCAGGGTCTGTTCCCGGTCCGGCAGCAGCTGCTGACCTACGGCCGATCGGCCCGAGCGCTGTTGCGCGGCAACACGGACAAGGAGCCGGTGCTGTGA
- a CDS encoding ABC transporter ATP-binding protein, with protein sequence MPGATESVEELAGVHRDIQAAEGEVLLETQDLTVKFGGLVALDSVSFNIRRGEILGLIGPNGAGKTTCFNAITGVYRPSSGSVMFDGAPLGRIKRHQITRRGIARTFQNIRLFGEMTALENVMVGTDARHKTSVPGALVRSPRHRREEWSAIERAAALLHFVGIAHRGEEKAKNLPYGDQRRLEIARALATEPKLLCLDEPAAGFNPAEKASLIELIRKIRDDGYTVLLIEHDMRLVMGVTDRIVVLEFGRKIAEGLPHEIREDPKVIAAYLGVPDDELG encoded by the coding sequence ATGCCCGGTGCGACGGAGAGCGTCGAGGAACTGGCCGGGGTGCACCGCGACATCCAGGCCGCCGAGGGTGAGGTGCTGCTCGAGACACAGGACCTCACGGTCAAATTCGGTGGCCTGGTGGCGCTGGACTCGGTGAGCTTCAACATCCGCCGCGGGGAGATCCTCGGCCTGATCGGTCCCAACGGCGCCGGAAAGACCACGTGCTTCAACGCGATCACCGGGGTGTACCGGCCGAGCTCGGGATCGGTGATGTTCGACGGCGCCCCGCTGGGCCGGATCAAACGCCACCAGATCACCCGCCGCGGCATCGCCCGCACGTTCCAGAACATCCGGCTCTTCGGTGAGATGACGGCGCTGGAGAACGTCATGGTGGGAACCGATGCGCGACACAAGACCTCGGTGCCGGGCGCGCTCGTCCGGTCGCCACGGCACCGCCGCGAAGAGTGGTCGGCGATCGAGCGAGCGGCGGCACTGTTGCATTTCGTCGGGATCGCGCACCGCGGCGAGGAGAAGGCCAAGAACCTTCCCTACGGGGATCAGCGCCGATTGGAGATCGCCCGCGCACTGGCGACCGAGCCCAAACTGTTGTGCCTCGATGAGCCGGCAGCCGGATTCAATCCGGCAGAGAAGGCGTCGCTGATCGAGCTGATCCGCAAGATCCGTGATGACGGCTACACGGTGCTGCTGATCGAGCACGACATGCGGCTGGTGATGGGGGTGACCGACCGGATCGTGGTGCTGGAGTTCGGCCGCAAGATCGCCGAGGGATTGCCGCACGAAATCCGCGAGGACCCGAAGGTCATCGCCGCATATCTGGGGGTTCCCGATGACGAACTCGGCTGA
- a CDS encoding ABC transporter ATP-binding protein, whose amino-acid sequence MTNSAETGPRVLLEVRDAVVHYGRIKALHGVSLVVHEGELVTLLGSNGAGKTTMMRAISGLRPLTSGSIWFEGRDISRVKAHQRAIDGLVQAPEGRGVFPGMTVLENLEMGCYGRKFASRQEHVERLDWVYETFPRLAERRSQVGGTLSGGEQQMLAIGRALMARPRVLLLDEPSMGLAPMVISQIFKIISEINAQGTTVLLVEQNAQQALSRSDRAYILETGNVTRTGNARELLADDSIRAAYLGVA is encoded by the coding sequence ATGACGAACTCGGCTGAGACCGGCCCGCGGGTGCTGCTCGAGGTGCGTGACGCGGTGGTGCACTACGGCAGGATCAAGGCACTGCACGGGGTTTCGCTCGTGGTGCACGAGGGCGAGTTGGTCACGCTGCTCGGCTCCAACGGGGCGGGCAAGACCACGATGATGCGGGCGATCTCGGGTCTGCGGCCGCTGACGTCGGGCTCGATCTGGTTCGAAGGCCGTGACATCTCCCGGGTCAAGGCCCATCAACGTGCCATCGACGGGCTGGTCCAGGCGCCCGAGGGACGCGGCGTGTTTCCCGGCATGACGGTCCTGGAGAACCTGGAGATGGGTTGCTACGGACGCAAGTTCGCGTCGCGCCAGGAGCATGTCGAGCGGCTGGACTGGGTGTACGAGACCTTCCCCAGACTCGCTGAGCGGCGCAGCCAGGTGGGCGGCACCCTGTCCGGCGGGGAACAGCAGATGTTGGCCATCGGGCGGGCGCTGATGGCCCGGCCCAGGGTCCTGCTGCTCGACGAGCCGTCGATGGGCCTGGCGCCGATGGTGATCTCGCAGATCTTCAAGATCATCTCGGAGATCAACGCCCAGGGCACCACGGTGCTGCTGGTCGAGCAGAACGCCCAGCAGGCACTGAGCCGGTCAGACCGGGCCTACATCCTGGAGACCGGAAACGTGACCCGCACCGGCAACGCGCGGGAGTTGTTGGCAGACGACAGTATTCGCGCCGCCTACCTCGGAGTGGCCTAG
- a CDS encoding YnfA family protein: protein MVGRSIVLFVLAAVLEIGGAWLVWQGVREHRGWLWVGAGVLALGAYGFVAAFQPDAHFGRVLAAYGGVFIAGSLAWGMVADGFRPDRWDIAGALVALAGVGLIMYAPR from the coding sequence ATGGTAGGCAGATCGATCGTGCTGTTCGTGCTCGCGGCGGTCCTGGAGATCGGCGGCGCCTGGCTGGTGTGGCAGGGCGTGCGCGAACATCGCGGCTGGCTCTGGGTCGGCGCGGGCGTGCTGGCGCTCGGCGCCTACGGTTTCGTTGCGGCGTTCCAGCCCGACGCCCACTTCGGCCGGGTGCTGGCGGCGTACGGAGGTGTGTTCATCGCCGGATCGTTGGCGTGGGGCATGGTGGCCGACGGCTTCCGCCCCGACCGCTGGGACATCGCGGGCGCGCTGGTCGCCCTCGCCGGCGTCGGGCTGATCATGTACGCGCCGCGCTGA
- a CDS encoding FadR/GntR family transcriptional regulator has protein sequence MSSPSNVGALHATLLTALGTGIVSGELAADQVLTLDRLSAEHDVSRSVAREVIRVLESMGMVESRRRVGITVLPARRWNVFDPRLIRWRLHAGDRAAQLASLSELRRGFEPAAAALAARRANPDQCRILAAAVSDMVVHGRSGDLESYLLADKLFHQTLLEASGNEMFRALNDVVAEVLAGRTQHGLMPDSPEPAAIALHDEVARAIRLRDEDAAERAMRAIIDEAATAVRDHESRDA, from the coding sequence GTGTCCTCGCCTTCAAACGTCGGCGCGCTGCATGCCACCCTGTTGACCGCGCTCGGCACCGGAATCGTCTCCGGTGAACTCGCGGCCGACCAGGTGTTGACCCTGGACCGGCTCAGCGCCGAGCACGACGTGTCGCGCAGCGTCGCCCGCGAGGTGATCCGGGTACTGGAATCGATGGGCATGGTGGAGTCACGACGCCGGGTCGGGATCACCGTCCTGCCCGCGCGAAGGTGGAATGTCTTCGACCCCAGGCTGATTCGATGGCGCCTGCACGCCGGGGACCGCGCCGCACAACTCGCGTCGCTGTCCGAACTCCGGCGGGGTTTCGAACCGGCGGCCGCCGCTCTCGCCGCCCGGCGGGCGAATCCGGACCAATGCCGCATCCTGGCCGCCGCGGTTTCCGACATGGTGGTCCACGGCCGGTCCGGCGATCTCGAGTCATACCTGTTGGCGGACAAGCTTTTCCATCAGACACTGTTGGAGGCCAGCGGCAACGAGATGTTCCGGGCGCTCAACGACGTCGTGGCAGAGGTACTGGCCGGACGCACCCAGCACGGCCTGATGCCGGACTCCCCCGAACCCGCGGCCATCGCGCTGCACGACGAGGTGGCCCGGGCCATCCGGCTGCGCGACGAGGATGCCGCCGAGCGGGCGATGCGGGCCATCATCGACGAGGCCGCCACCGCGGTGCGCGATCACGAGAGCCGCGATGCTTAA
- a CDS encoding gluconokinase has translation MGAPVVVMGVSGSGKSTVGAALAQRMRVPFADADDFHPEANIAKMSAGHPLDDDDRFPWLEAIGEWLADHHDGGVMSCSALKRKYRDQLRRHCRDVVFLHLSGSPEVIRRRQASRPGHFMPPALLDSQFATLEPLGPEEDGVAIDVDQSIDAIVHQYVAQSATATTEQENR, from the coding sequence ATGGGTGCACCAGTCGTGGTCATGGGCGTATCGGGGTCCGGCAAGTCGACGGTCGGCGCCGCACTGGCGCAGCGGATGCGGGTCCCGTTCGCCGACGCCGACGACTTCCATCCGGAGGCCAACATCGCCAAGATGTCCGCCGGGCATCCGCTGGACGACGATGACCGCTTCCCGTGGCTGGAAGCGATCGGCGAGTGGCTCGCCGACCACCACGACGGTGGGGTGATGAGCTGCTCGGCGCTCAAACGCAAGTATCGCGACCAGTTGCGCCGGCACTGCCGCGACGTCGTCTTCCTGCATCTGAGCGGATCCCCGGAAGTGATCCGTCGCCGTCAGGCCAGCCGGCCGGGGCACTTCATGCCGCCCGCACTTCTCGATTCTCAATTCGCGACGCTCGAGCCGCTCGGCCCTGAGGAAGATGGCGTCGCCATCGACGTGGATCAGAGCATCGACGCCATCGTCCATCAGTACGTAGCTCAATCTGCCACTGCGACAACAGAACAGGAGAACCGATGA
- a CDS encoding GntP family permease, with amino-acid sequence MTSELTHLAAGTDLVQPVAGGAQLVLAALAGIALIVVLITIAKLHPFLALIFGALTVGVVAGENVGDVLKSFSSGFGSTAASVGILIALGAMFAKLLADSGGADEIVDTIVGHASPRALPWAMALVGAIIGLPMFFEIGLVLLMPVIYLVARRSQLSLITVGIPALAGLSAMHGFVPPHPGPVAAISLLNADLGVTLALGVLVAIPTIVVAGPLFGKLAGRWVVLEVPDRFDSTDTADTTDATAAGSGDGGTATATETRTRPSFGVTIFSVLLPVALMMGKALVDIFVDDESQVLRQIFDILGQPVMALLIAVVVGMFTLGGGARMTRDQIVKSIEASLPPVAGIILIVAAGGGFKQVLVDTGIGTLLAEWAKQANFSVILLAWVLAVLIRLATGSATVATITASSLMLGLVEGMSSGQVSLVVLAVGAGSLFFSHVNDAGFWLVKEYFGMSVGQTIKSWSLMETALSVSGLIVVLLLGLVI; translated from the coding sequence ATGACCTCGGAGCTCACCCACCTCGCGGCCGGGACCGACCTGGTGCAGCCGGTGGCGGGCGGCGCGCAGCTGGTGCTGGCCGCCCTCGCCGGCATCGCATTGATCGTCGTGCTCATCACGATCGCCAAACTGCACCCGTTCCTGGCCCTGATCTTCGGTGCGCTGACGGTGGGCGTGGTCGCGGGGGAGAACGTGGGCGACGTGCTCAAGTCGTTCTCCAGCGGGTTTGGCAGCACCGCCGCCAGCGTCGGCATCCTGATCGCGCTCGGCGCCATGTTCGCCAAACTCCTGGCCGATTCCGGGGGCGCCGACGAGATCGTGGACACCATCGTCGGGCACGCCTCGCCGAGGGCGCTGCCGTGGGCCATGGCCCTCGTCGGGGCGATCATCGGCCTGCCGATGTTCTTCGAGATCGGCCTGGTGCTGTTGATGCCGGTGATCTACCTGGTGGCCCGCCGTTCCCAACTGTCCTTGATCACGGTGGGCATTCCCGCGCTGGCCGGCCTGTCGGCCATGCACGGATTCGTGCCACCGCACCCGGGACCGGTCGCCGCGATCTCGTTGCTCAACGCCGACCTCGGCGTCACGCTGGCGCTGGGCGTGCTGGTCGCGATCCCGACGATCGTGGTGGCCGGTCCACTGTTCGGCAAGTTGGCCGGGCGTTGGGTGGTGCTCGAGGTCCCGGACCGGTTCGACAGCACGGACACCGCGGACACCACGGACGCCACGGCAGCTGGTTCCGGCGATGGCGGCACCGCCACTGCCACGGAGACCCGGACGCGACCGAGCTTCGGAGTCACCATCTTCAGTGTCTTGCTGCCGGTGGCGCTGATGATGGGCAAGGCGCTCGTCGACATCTTCGTCGACGACGAATCGCAGGTGTTACGTCAAATCTTCGACATCCTCGGACAACCGGTGATGGCGTTGCTGATCGCCGTCGTGGTCGGGATGTTCACCCTCGGCGGCGGCGCCAGGATGACTCGCGACCAGATCGTGAAGAGCATCGAGGCGTCGCTGCCGCCGGTGGCCGGCATCATCCTGATCGTCGCCGCCGGTGGCGGTTTCAAACAGGTTCTGGTCGACACCGGCATCGGGACCCTGCTCGCCGAGTGGGCCAAACAGGCCAATTTCTCGGTGATACTGCTGGCCTGGGTGCTGGCCGTGCTGATCCGGTTGGCCACCGGATCGGCCACCGTCGCCACCATCACCGCGTCGTCGCTGATGCTCGGCCTGGTCGAGGGGATGAGCTCCGGACAGGTTTCGCTCGTGGTGCTCGCGGTGGGCGCCGGTTCGCTGTTCTTCTCCCACGTCAACGACGCTGGATTCTGGCTGGTGAAAGAGTATTTCGGGATGTCAGTCGGCCAGACGATCAAATCCTGGTCGCTGATGGAGACCGCGCTGTCGGTGTCCGGACTGATCGTCGTCCTGTTGCTCGGATTGGTGATCTGA
- a CDS encoding RDD family protein — translation MTTGDFQPGQYGQPGGYPPPYGGQVPPPYTTQAPGGLGRRFFARVIDGIIVGVVAFFLSFITDSLSNYWVTGLFSGLLMFVYFVGLEVATGATPGKKLLGLAVHGAGNTPKPTAKESAIRNAFTLLPIIPFVGGFLGVIAMIVIAVTISASATKQGKHDELAGGTQVVRS, via the coding sequence ATGACAACGGGTGACTTTCAACCGGGACAGTACGGGCAACCGGGCGGCTACCCACCGCCGTACGGCGGCCAGGTGCCACCGCCTTACACCACGCAGGCACCGGGAGGTTTGGGCCGCCGCTTCTTCGCGCGCGTGATCGACGGCATCATCGTCGGGGTCGTGGCGTTCTTCCTGTCGTTCATCACCGACTCACTGTCGAATTACTGGGTGACCGGCTTGTTCAGCGGACTGTTGATGTTCGTGTACTTCGTCGGTCTCGAAGTGGCGACGGGCGCGACGCCGGGCAAGAAGCTGCTCGGGCTGGCGGTGCACGGCGCGGGCAACACACCCAAGCCGACGGCCAAGGAGTCGGCGATTCGCAATGCCTTCACGCTGCTGCCGATCATCCCGTTCGTGGGCGGATTCTTGGGCGTCATCGCGATGATCGTGATCGCGGTGACCATCAGCGCCAGCGCGACCAAGCAGGGCAAGCACGACGAACTCGCCGGCGGCACACAGGTGGTCCGGAGCTGA
- a CDS encoding DoxX family protein, whose protein sequence is MLSATFIARGIETLRDPSTATETTRSTLGALSVLPGPVGAGVPTDARAVARVNAAVQVAGGLLLATGRAPRLTAAALAVTMIPGSLGAQAFLKDSDPQRSPDQRREFLTDVSLLGGLIIAAADTAGKPSLAWRGRRAARQVSASVAAAVPGVAAGGLNNKSLTDSAMAEKIGHGLAVGSERGRELADAAIERAGELASGLAQAAREHGPEVAEAARERATELAHTARERAPELAEAARERSAAVADLARTQLDQRRGR, encoded by the coding sequence ATGTTGTCTGCCACGTTCATCGCCCGCGGTATCGAGACCCTGCGAGACCCCAGTACTGCCACCGAGACGACCCGCAGCACGCTCGGTGCACTGAGCGTGCTGCCCGGACCCGTGGGCGCCGGCGTGCCCACCGATGCCCGCGCGGTCGCACGGGTCAACGCCGCGGTGCAGGTGGCCGGCGGGCTCTTGCTGGCGACCGGCCGGGCACCGCGCCTCACCGCGGCGGCGCTGGCCGTCACGATGATTCCGGGAAGTCTTGGTGCTCAGGCCTTCTTGAAGGATTCCGACCCGCAGCGATCGCCTGACCAGCGCCGTGAGTTCCTCACCGACGTGAGCCTGCTCGGCGGGCTGATCATCGCCGCCGCCGATACGGCAGGAAAACCGTCACTGGCCTGGCGGGGTCGACGTGCCGCACGGCAGGTCTCGGCCAGCGTCGCGGCCGCTGTACCCGGCGTGGCGGCGGGCGGCCTCAACAACAAGTCCCTGACCGACAGCGCCATGGCCGAGAAGATCGGCCACGGACTCGCCGTCGGTAGCGAGCGGGGCCGTGAGCTGGCCGACGCCGCGATCGAGCGGGCCGGCGAGTTGGCGTCGGGGTTGGCCCAGGCCGCACGGGAACACGGACCCGAGGTGGCGGAGGCGGCCCGCGAACGCGCCACCGAGTTGGCCCACACCGCACGCGAGCGCGCACCCGAACTCGCCGAGGCGGCCCGCGAACGGTCGGCCGCGGTCGCCGATCTCGCTCGAACCCAACTCGACCAGCGGCGCGGTCGGTAG